In the genome of Magnolia sinica isolate HGM2019 chromosome 2, MsV1, whole genome shotgun sequence, one region contains:
- the LOC131236593 gene encoding amino-acid permease BAT1 homolog, with the protein MTVTPLAIEMDSGEKRLNELGYKQELRREMTLFKTLAISVSTITLFTGVTPLYGSSLLYAGPASLVWGWLVVSFFSWFVGIAMAEICSSFPTTGSLYFWAAHLSGPRWGPFASWCCAWLETIGLITGVGAQAYAGSQTLQSIILLCTGTNKGGGYFAPRGIFFCMYAGLTIIWAVLNTFAIEVIAFIDVISIWWQIIGGVVVVIMLPIVAPTRQSASYVFTHFETSPESTGISSKPYAIILSVLVSHYSIYGYDAAAHLTEETKGADRNGPIAILTSIAIISLFGWGYVLALTFSIQDPSYLYDTANETAGALVPAQILYDAFHGRFHNASGAIGLLFVIWGSFFFGGLSVMTSAARVVYALSRDRGIPLSSIWRRLHPRHKVPANAVWLCAALCILAGLPILKLNLVFTTITSISTVGWVGGYAVPIFARMVMDEKNFRAGPFYLGRARRPICLVALLWICYTCSVFLLPTVYPIKWDTFNYAPAGLGVCLMLIMLWWALGARRWFKGPVRNIDTRVLREETDGKIDMYHGNA; encoded by the exons ATGACCGTTACTCCGTTGGCCATAGAAATGGATTCGGGTGAGAAGCGACTCAACGAGCTCGGATACAAGCAAGAACTCAGAAGAGagatg ACTCTATTCAAGACGCTGGCGATCTCTGTCTCGACGATAACTCTTTTCACGGGTGTAACTCCTCTCTACGGCTCGAGCCTGCTCTACGCCGGACCAGCGAGCCTCGTGTGGGGATGGCTTGTTGTCTCTTTCTTCTCGTGGTTCGTCGGGATTGCCATGGCTGAGATCTGCTCCTCTTTCCCT ACAACAGGTTCCCTTTATTTCTGGGCCGCCCATTTATCTggacccaggtggggcccatttgcatCCTGGTGCTGTGCTTGGCTTGAGACAATCGGCCTCATCACCGGAGTAGGTGCACAG GCTTATGCAGGATCCCAAACCTTGCAGAGCATCATTTTACTGTGCACCGGCACTAACAAAGGTGGGGGCTACTTTGCTCCTCGAGGAATATTCTTTTGTATGTACGCGGGCCTCACCATCATATGGGCTGTCCTCAACACGTTTGCAATTGAAGTCATTGCCTTCATTGATGTAATATCAATATGGTGGCAG ATTATTGGAGGTGTTGTTGTGGTTATAATGCTTCCGATCGTGGCCCCAACCAGGCAATCTGCCTCCTATGTGTTCACCCATTTTGAAACATCGCCGGAGTCGACCGGGATAAGTAGCAAACCTTATGCAATCATTTTATCAGTTCTCGTTAGTCATTACTCTATATATGGATACGATGCGGCCGCACATCTAACAGAGGAAACTAAAGGCGCGGACAGAAACGGCCCGATCGCAATCCTTACAAGTATAGCAATCATCTCATTATTTGGATGGGGATATGTTCTGGCTCTTACTTTCAGCATTCAG GATCCAAGCTACTTGTATGATACAGCCAATGAGACTGCTGGAGCATTGGTACCAGCACAGATACTGTATGATGCATTCCATGGAAGGTTTCACAATGCCAGTGGGGCCATTGGTTTGCTCTTTGTGATCTGGGGATCATTTTTCTTTGGTGGTCTCTCTGTCATGACTAGTGCAGCTAGAGTG GTATATGCTCTTTCTCGGGACCGCGGCATCCCATTATCATCGATCTGGCGCCGATTGCACCCCAGGCACAAGGTGCCGGCCAACGCCGTGTGGTTATGCGCAGCCCTCTGCATTCTAGCCGGACTCCCCATCTTGAAACTGAACCTTGTATTCACAACCATCACTTCCATATCCACCGTTGGATGGGTCGGTGGGTATGCGGTCCCGATCTTCGCCAGGATGGTCATGGATGAAAAAAACTTCAGGGCAGGGCCCTTCTATTTGGGCCGAGCTAGAAGGCCCATTTGCCTGGTGGCACTGCTGTGGATATGTTATACGTGTTCGGTGTTCCTTCTGCCTACTGTCTACCCCATCAAGTGGGACACTTTCAATTATGCCCCAGCTGGTTTGGGTGTGTGCTTGATGTTGATCATGTTGTGGTGGGCGTTGGGTGCAAGGAGATGGTTCAAAGGACCTGTTAGGAACATTGATACTCGGGTTTTGAGAGAGGAGACTGATGGAAAGATTGATATGTATCATGGAAATGCTTAG